A window of Chloracidobacterium sp. N contains these coding sequences:
- a CDS encoding P-II family nitrogen regulator, whose amino-acid sequence MKLITAIIRPERLSDVKSALFRVGVTGLSVHGIRGHGGEPEIIEYVRGQRIVVDFTEKVALRIAVSEPFVEPTITAILTAARTGNVGDGKIFVQPLERVIRIRTGEENEAALTPLTADEVQARALQETSGQTTSGQTASGQTASRKTTDHPER is encoded by the coding sequence ATGAAGCTCATCACGGCCATCATTCGTCCCGAACGTCTCTCCGATGTCAAAAGCGCGCTGTTTCGCGTTGGCGTCACCGGTTTGTCCGTCCACGGTATCCGGGGACACGGCGGTGAACCGGAAATTATCGAGTATGTTCGCGGACAACGCATCGTGGTTGACTTCACGGAAAAAGTCGCGCTGCGCATTGCCGTTTCCGAGCCCTTCGTGGAACCGACCATCACGGCCATTCTCACGGCGGCGCGAACCGGGAATGTGGGCGATGGGAAAATCTTTGTTCAACCCCTGGAGCGGGTCATCCGCATCCGTACCGGCGAGGAAAACGAGGCGGCCCTGACGCCGCTCACCGCGGACGAGGTACAGGCGCGGGCGCTCCAGGAAACCTCCGGCCAGACAACTTCCGGACAGACAGCTTCCGGCCAGACAGCTTCCAGGAAGACAACCGACCATCCTGAACGATAG
- a CDS encoding fibronectin type III domain-containing protein: MKTSASTSSDGEPQPHLGWRQTARLWLAWGGLLLALGSAGCAKVGPPVPPPRFTLAAAGEPTATQYGEQIVVRFVAADRAARADILRRIEPRNAPLALPEDRFVQDARLIGSLTGQELSSGAGPAYVDAFDPQDTSWKDKRIRYAIRLVDARGRPSPLSGYVMVYPALSVAQPPRDVQATVTQEAIRLQWQPPEQNLDASPATEVRFNVYRRAAGSAVESRRNGAPLPTPQFAETDFTFGEEYEYVVRAVSYVQGAPVESRPSPALRVRPVDTFPPAAPTNVTGASAAGIVNLFFPSSPEKDLRGYIIYRRERGTNDPPTRLTPTPIQRTTFQDLTGVRGRVYLYFVTAVDVFGNESERSQPVEVEVVP; the protein is encoded by the coding sequence ATGAAGACCTCAGCAAGTACATCCTCTGACGGGGAGCCGCAGCCCCACTTGGGCTGGCGGCAGACCGCCCGGCTCTGGCTGGCCTGGGGTGGGCTGTTGCTGGCGCTGGGCAGCGCCGGTTGCGCCAAGGTTGGGCCGCCCGTACCTCCGCCGCGCTTCACGCTGGCGGCGGCCGGCGAGCCAACCGCCACCCAGTACGGCGAGCAGATCGTGGTGCGCTTTGTCGCCGCCGACCGGGCCGCGCGCGCCGATATTCTGCGCCGGATTGAACCCCGCAACGCGCCGCTGGCGCTGCCGGAAGACCGCTTCGTGCAGGACGCACGGCTCATCGGGTCGCTTACCGGTCAGGAGCTGTCTTCCGGCGCGGGGCCGGCCTACGTGGATGCCTTCGATCCCCAGGACACAAGCTGGAAAGACAAACGGATTCGGTATGCCATCCGGCTGGTGGATGCCCGTGGGCGCCCGTCCCCCCTGTCGGGATATGTCATGGTCTATCCGGCGCTGTCCGTGGCGCAGCCGCCACGCGATGTGCAGGCCACAGTCACCCAGGAAGCCATCCGTCTTCAGTGGCAACCGCCGGAGCAGAACCTTGACGCCTCTCCGGCAACGGAGGTGCGCTTCAACGTCTATCGGCGCGCTGCGGGAAGCGCCGTGGAATCCCGGCGCAATGGCGCGCCCCTGCCCACCCCGCAGTTTGCCGAGACAGACTTCACGTTTGGCGAGGAGTATGAGTACGTCGTGCGGGCGGTGAGCTACGTTCAGGGCGCGCCGGTGGAGAGCCGCCCGTCGCCGGCGCTACGGGTCCGCCCCGTGGATACCTTCCCGCCGGCAGCGCCAACCAACGTGACCGGCGCTTCCGCGGCCGGCATCGTCAATCTCTTTTTCCCGTCAAGCCCGGAGAAGGACCTGCGGGGCTACATCATCTATCGCCGCGAACGCGGCACGAATGACCCACCGACCCGGCTGACGCCGACTCCCATCCAGCGCACGACCTTCCAGGACCTGACCGGCGTACGCGGCAGGGTCTATCTCTACTTCGTCACGGCGGTGGATGTGTTCGGGAATGAAAGCGAACGGTCACAGCCCGTTGAGGTGGAAGTCGTGCCCTGA
- a CDS encoding ammonium transporter — protein MNETAISSGDTAWLLVSTALVFLMTPGLAFFYGGLVSRRHVLNTLMMTVGALCVAAIIWVLVGYSLAFVPGGALVGGLAWVGFQGVGDAPQSDYAATVPHLAFAAFQGMFAVITPALIAGAVVGRMDFRAFLLFVALWCLAVYAPVAHWVWGIGGWIRASGALDFAGGTVVHITAGCAALVAAALVGARADVKRAPLRPHNVPFVLLGAGLLWFGWFGFNAGSALTAGGLASLALVTTHLSAAAAVLMWLAIEVWRTGKATAVGAATAAVVGLVGITPAAGFVSPLAAMVIGGVTSAVCYAAIQWRSRLSLDDTLDVFACHGVGGMCGALLTGVFARQSLNEAGADGLLAGNPKLLLTQLMAVAATLAYTLVVTFVLLKLVALIVPLRLSPAQEREGIDRSVHGEAAYHETTGDDLFDLGAASDNLDPAVM, from the coding sequence ATGAACGAGACAGCGATTTCATCCGGGGATACCGCGTGGCTGCTGGTTTCCACTGCGCTGGTGTTTCTCATGACGCCCGGACTGGCCTTTTTCTACGGCGGACTGGTCAGCCGGCGGCACGTGCTCAACACCCTGATGATGACCGTCGGTGCGCTGTGCGTGGCCGCCATCATCTGGGTGCTGGTAGGTTACTCCCTGGCCTTTGTGCCCGGCGGGGCGCTGGTGGGCGGCCTGGCCTGGGTGGGCTTCCAGGGCGTGGGCGACGCGCCCCAGAGCGATTATGCCGCCACCGTGCCGCACCTCGCCTTTGCGGCCTTTCAGGGCATGTTTGCCGTCATCACCCCGGCGCTCATCGCCGGGGCGGTGGTCGGGCGCATGGACTTCCGGGCCTTTCTGCTGTTCGTTGCCCTGTGGTGTCTTGCGGTCTATGCCCCGGTGGCGCACTGGGTATGGGGCATCGGGGGGTGGATTCGCGCTTCGGGGGCGCTGGATTTTGCCGGTGGCACCGTGGTTCACATCACCGCCGGCTGTGCGGCGCTGGTGGCCGCGGCGCTCGTCGGCGCGCGTGCGGATGTCAAGCGTGCGCCTCTGCGTCCGCACAATGTGCCCTTCGTTCTGCTGGGGGCGGGGTTGTTGTGGTTCGGGTGGTTTGGTTTCAACGCCGGTTCGGCGCTCACGGCGGGCGGTCTTGCCAGTCTCGCGCTCGTGACCACGCACCTGAGCGCGGCGGCGGCGGTCCTGATGTGGCTGGCCATCGAAGTCTGGCGCACTGGGAAAGCCACGGCCGTTGGTGCGGCGACAGCCGCGGTCGTGGGGCTGGTCGGCATCACGCCGGCGGCCGGTTTCGTGTCACCCTTGGCCGCCATGGTCATCGGCGGTGTAACCTCGGCCGTGTGCTATGCAGCGATCCAGTGGCGCAGCCGCCTCAGCCTGGATGACACCCTCGATGTCTTTGCCTGCCATGGCGTCGGCGGCATGTGCGGCGCTTTGCTGACCGGCGTCTTTGCCCGGCAGTCCCTCAACGAAGCCGGGGCGGATGGTCTGCTGGCAGGCAACCCGAAGTTGCTGCTGACCCAGTTGATGGCCGTGGCGGCCACGCTGGCCTACACGCTGGTTGTGACGTTCGTCCTGCTGAAGCTCGTGGCCCTCATTGTGCCGCTGCGCCTGTCTCCGGCGCAGGAGCGGGAGGGCATTGACCGGTCGGTGCATGGCGAAGCGGCCTATCACGAGACGACCGGGGATGATTTGTTTGACCTTGGCGCGGCCTCGGACAACCTTGATCCAGCCGTGATGTAA
- the gatA gene encoding Asp-tRNA(Asn)/Glu-tRNA(Gln) amidotransferase subunit GatA produces MNVVNLLDFDIDRLHAAFQARTCSATEACQAALETIAQRNPDLNALLSVLSDRALQQAAEVDARLAAGEPLRPLEGVPIVVKDNQCLAGTRTTCASNILANYTATYTATAVARLEAAGAVIVGKANLDEFAMGSSNENSAFGPVRHPLDATRVPGGSSGGSAAAVAAGMCLAATGSDTGGSIRQPASFCGIVGVKPTYGRVSRYGLVAFGSSLDQIGPMTRTVRDAARMLGMMAGYDVHDATSSLHPVPDYLAELEADLRGWRVGVVQEAFGAGLDADVEAAVREALKTYESLGATLVEVSLPHLGYAIADYYIIATAEASANLARFDGVRYGYRAPEATTVHDMYALSREQGFGPEVKRRILLGTYALSSGYYDAYYLKAQKVRTLLRRDFERAFEQCGVLMMPTAPTPAFRLGEKTDDPLQMYLSDIYTVTLNLAGVPGMSLPCGTSREGLPIGLQIVAPAFEETRMFQAGRALERARA; encoded by the coding sequence GTGAACGTGGTGAATCTCCTCGATTTCGATATTGACCGCCTGCATGCCGCGTTTCAGGCGCGGACCTGTTCGGCTACCGAAGCCTGCCAGGCGGCGCTGGAAACTATCGCGCAACGCAATCCCGACCTCAATGCCCTGCTTTCGGTGCTCTCTGACCGGGCGCTGCAACAGGCCGCAGAAGTGGATGCCCGGTTGGCCGCCGGCGAACCGCTGCGCCCGCTGGAAGGGGTGCCCATTGTCGTCAAAGACAACCAGTGTCTGGCCGGCACCCGGACGACATGCGCCTCGAACATCCTCGCCAACTACACGGCAACCTATACGGCCACGGCCGTGGCGCGCCTGGAAGCCGCCGGGGCTGTCATCGTCGGCAAGGCCAATCTGGACGAATTCGCCATGGGGTCGTCGAATGAAAACTCGGCCTTTGGCCCCGTCCGCCATCCGCTGGACGCGACGCGCGTTCCCGGCGGGTCAAGCGGCGGCAGCGCGGCCGCCGTCGCCGCCGGCATGTGTCTTGCGGCAACGGGCAGCGACACGGGCGGCTCCATCCGGCAGCCGGCCAGTTTCTGCGGCATCGTCGGCGTCAAGCCGACCTACGGGCGCGTCTCACGCTATGGCCTCGTCGCCTTTGGTTCATCGCTGGACCAGATTGGCCCGATGACGCGCACGGTACGCGATGCTGCGCGCATGCTCGGCATGATGGCCGGCTACGACGTGCACGATGCCACGAGTTCGCTGCATCCGGTTCCCGACTATCTTGCCGAACTCGAAGCTGACCTGCGCGGCTGGCGGGTGGGCGTGGTACAGGAAGCCTTCGGTGCCGGGTTGGACGCGGACGTGGAAGCCGCCGTGCGGGAAGCCCTGAAGACTTACGAAAGCCTGGGGGCAACGCTGGTTGAAGTCTCCCTGCCACATCTGGGCTATGCCATTGCCGACTACTACATCATCGCCACGGCCGAGGCGAGCGCGAACCTGGCGCGTTTTGATGGCGTCCGCTACGGCTACCGCGCACCGGAGGCGACCACGGTTCACGACATGTATGCCCTCAGCCGTGAGCAGGGCTTCGGGCCCGAGGTGAAGCGACGCATCCTGCTGGGAACGTATGCGCTTTCATCGGGCTACTATGACGCCTACTACCTCAAGGCCCAGAAGGTGCGGACTCTCCTGCGTCGTGATTTTGAACGGGCCTTTGAGCAGTGCGGGGTGCTCATGATGCCGACCGCGCCAACGCCGGCGTTCAGGCTGGGCGAAAAGACGGACGATCCCCTGCAGATGTACCTGTCTGACATTTACACCGTTACGCTGAACCTGGCCGGTGTTCCCGGCATGAGCCTGCCCTGTGGCACAAGCCGGGAAGGGTTGCCAATTGGCCTGCAAATTGTGGCCCCGGCCTTTGAAGAGACCCGGATGTTCCAGGCCGGGCGGGCGCTGGAGCGTGCCCGCGCGTGA
- a CDS encoding S8 family serine peptidase, with product MFVCAVCHYALDDDLRVPASAMSRFSRDVLHLNLPHWDEREGVCRDCLERFTHARSRVGLYLPTPGGVTLPKFKILPTPLRLGASPRYTGRGVTIAFLDSGFYPHPDITQPVNRILHYHSVLTRRADLAELATPDDSSWHGLMTSVVAAGNGFQSRGLYRGIASSAKLVLVKVGTTRRIYHDDIRRGLDWVYRHRHRFGIRIVNISCGGDYEASYLTDPLSQAAERLVKAGVVVVAASGNAGHQREHPVLPPASAPSVIAVGGFDDKNTLDPNEHDVYHSSYGVTVDGLQKPEIIAPSIWIAAPILPGTPTAQQAALYEQLSRAPDGELRAILAQHTGIDAELDAAAHLEPYQLRLLVEGKMRNEKVISGHYKHVDGTSFAAPIVSSIVAQMLEVNPRLTPQQVKRILIRTARRLPNIEADRQGWGVVNARLAVAAALNGGDILPSGHDFHLNGL from the coding sequence ATGTTTGTTTGCGCTGTTTGCCACTATGCACTCGATGACGACCTGCGCGTTCCCGCCTCGGCGATGTCACGCTTTTCACGGGATGTGCTGCACCTCAACCTGCCGCACTGGGACGAGCGCGAAGGTGTCTGCCGCGACTGCCTCGAGCGTTTTACCCACGCCCGGTCACGGGTAGGTCTCTATCTGCCCACTCCCGGCGGCGTGACCCTGCCCAAGTTCAAAATTCTGCCCACTCCCCTGCGGCTTGGGGCCAGCCCACGCTATACGGGCCGTGGTGTGACCATCGCCTTTCTGGATTCGGGCTTTTATCCGCACCCGGACATCACCCAACCGGTCAACCGCATTCTCCACTACCACAGTGTGCTGACGCGACGGGCGGACCTCGCCGAGCTGGCCACGCCGGATGACTCCAGTTGGCATGGTTTGATGACCTCGGTCGTGGCGGCAGGCAATGGCTTTCAGTCCAGAGGGCTGTATCGCGGGATTGCTTCGAGCGCGAAACTGGTGCTGGTCAAGGTGGGCACCACCCGCCGGATTTACCACGACGACATCCGGCGTGGTTTGGACTGGGTGTACCGCCACCGGCACCGCTTTGGTATCCGCATCGTCAACATTTCCTGCGGCGGCGATTATGAAGCCTCGTACCTGACGGATCCGCTCTCCCAGGCGGCTGAGCGGCTGGTCAAGGCCGGCGTGGTGGTGGTGGCGGCCAGTGGCAACGCCGGGCACCAACGGGAGCATCCTGTCCTACCGCCGGCCAGTGCTCCGTCGGTCATTGCCGTCGGCGGTTTTGACGACAAAAACACCCTCGACCCCAACGAACACGACGTGTATCACTCCAGTTACGGCGTGACGGTGGACGGTCTTCAGAAGCCCGAAATCATTGCACCGAGCATCTGGATTGCCGCGCCCATTCTGCCGGGGACGCCGACCGCCCAGCAGGCCGCCCTGTATGAGCAACTCAGCCGCGCGCCGGATGGCGAACTGCGGGCCATTCTGGCGCAGCACACCGGGATTGACGCCGAACTCGATGCGGCCGCGCACCTGGAGCCGTACCAACTGCGCCTGCTCGTGGAAGGCAAGATGCGCAACGAAAAGGTCATTTCCGGGCACTACAAACACGTGGACGGCACTTCATTTGCCGCACCGATTGTTTCCTCCATCGTGGCCCAGATGCTGGAAGTCAATCCGCGCCTGACGCCGCAGCAGGTCAAGCGCATTCTCATCCGCACGGCGCGGCGGTTGCCCAATATCGAAGCCGACCGCCAGGGGTGGGGCGTGGTCAATGCGCGGCTGGCCGTGGCGGCCGCGCTCAATGGCGGCGACATCCTGCCTTCAGGGCACGACTTCCACCTCAACGGGCTGTGA
- a CDS encoding DciA family protein: MEPIARLLPELIRLSNGQPEVLSAACCAAWALSVGEATLRASRAVALTDRTLTVAVQDARWKRQLEVLAPQILFRLNGLLRQPLVTRIHIIVDRKFMVAETRRPAALPAVTLPEELPEELVDGASVIHDAALRAQFLRLAAACLARDRLTENP, encoded by the coding sequence GTGGAACCTATCGCGCGACTTCTCCCGGAGCTGATCCGGCTGTCCAACGGGCAGCCGGAAGTGCTTTCGGCCGCCTGCTGCGCGGCCTGGGCGCTGTCGGTCGGCGAAGCCACCCTGCGGGCCAGCCGGGCGGTGGCGCTGACCGACCGTACGTTGACCGTGGCTGTCCAGGACGCCCGCTGGAAACGCCAGCTCGAAGTGCTCGCACCCCAGATTCTGTTTCGGCTCAACGGTCTGCTGCGGCAACCGCTCGTGACCCGGATTCACATCATCGTGGACAGGAAGTTCATGGTGGCTGAAACCCGGCGGCCGGCGGCGCTGCCGGCCGTGACACTCCCGGAGGAACTGCCGGAGGAACTGGTGGACGGCGCCAGCGTCATCCACGATGCGGCTTTGCGCGCCCAATTTCTGCGGCTGGCCGCAGCCTGCCTCGCCCGTGACCGTCTGACAGAAAACCCCTGA
- a CDS encoding HEAT repeat domain-containing protein — protein MVAVSSRGWRPAKRWRWGRLGGGLLLVLGLSPALVGGQSPAAGAAPMKEAVADERQANLEAARLILEQGLKERNPDHRCEAVIALSLTRVENNPFPLLETALADKDVYVQVAACATLAGLSDPRALPLLRQALGSETPEVAFAAAKALYAQGDEEGRQALLDVAMGERQARSGYFSVQRRNLLRTMKTPGGFFRLAFRYGIGFAPVPGLGMGLSSLAGLLADANISGRAQAIAALPPVRDQETVAMLREALTDEDWAVRAAAVHALAVSDQSLAVHDLVPLFQDRKEAVRYRAAAAYLRLAPPPAASARPPAKKPRPGRRRG, from the coding sequence ATGGTAGCTGTGTCCAGCCGCGGCTGGAGACCGGCGAAGCGGTGGCGCTGGGGACGCCTGGGCGGCGGGCTGTTGCTCGTGCTTGGGCTGTCGCCAGCGCTTGTGGGCGGCCAGTCGCCGGCGGCCGGGGCCGCTCCGATGAAGGAAGCGGTTGCCGACGAACGGCAGGCGAACCTCGAAGCGGCGCGCCTGATCCTGGAGCAGGGGCTGAAGGAAAGAAATCCCGACCACCGATGTGAAGCCGTCATCGCACTGAGCCTGACCCGCGTCGAGAACAATCCCTTTCCGTTGCTTGAAACCGCCCTGGCCGACAAGGATGTGTACGTTCAGGTGGCCGCCTGCGCGACGCTGGCCGGGCTGTCCGATCCGCGCGCGCTGCCGCTGCTCCGGCAGGCGCTTGGCAGCGAGACACCCGAAGTGGCCTTTGCGGCGGCCAAGGCCCTGTATGCCCAGGGAGATGAAGAGGGGCGGCAGGCGCTGCTCGATGTCGCCATGGGGGAGCGTCAGGCCAGGTCGGGCTACTTTTCGGTACAGCGGCGCAACCTGTTGCGTACGATGAAGACACCGGGTGGTTTTTTTCGTCTGGCCTTTCGCTACGGGATCGGTTTTGCGCCCGTGCCGGGGCTGGGGATGGGACTGTCTTCGCTTGCCGGGCTGCTGGCCGATGCCAACATTTCGGGCCGCGCCCAGGCCATTGCCGCCCTGCCGCCTGTCCGGGACCAGGAGACCGTCGCCATGCTGCGCGAGGCGCTGACGGATGAAGACTGGGCCGTGCGTGCGGCGGCTGTCCACGCGCTGGCGGTCAGTGACCAGAGCCTGGCGGTGCATGATCTCGTGCCGCTGTTTCAGGACAGGAAGGAAGCCGTACGGTATCGCGCGGCGGCGGCGTATCTCCGCCTGGCGCCGCCGCCGGCAGCGTCAGCGCGCCCGCCGGCCAAGAAGCCACGTCCGGGGCGTCGCCGGGGTTGA
- a CDS encoding DUF6079 family protein yields MAQKIRDCLSVAEFAPVDFTSPGWEGELLQRALLTYEFGDVLQRLSERLLAPSPAGHRASLLVGPPASGKSFLLRLVHALARSAGRPLGQAARRLQDIHAQLGSRRWHIVSIYGEQVSTSDVTLTPLDYLGRFISYTLASSGSAAVGSNLTAADILMSCRAIPDEEGIVVIIDSLDDLLRNRTPRTAGVVVEMLELLSQVSRQFPLCVYVSATDILLDSARGHRLSPAQVATLLASYTVEYIGENAIPALIGAHLLTKNARQRHAVTQVREQLQRKLPELHLDEQRLINLYPLHPMAWDIGSRLRRYLGGFSFPAFALKAAERIRNRPAESLFTVDEMFDVLEPLLRAAPPLAHAFENYDQSVEAVLPRISQGQRLHTRMLLKAILMHSLAGIPATVRDLTNGILFYDLYGQKPTYKLSAALLQQIRALAKNVIVTGDDPETREYRFPLHPGEALTSLLDAQAASLSDHDPRLSLALLAAASQLFEDFPLGFAEGGDKLWGLRCTHLWHIVRQDVLGVIWEPAQANRGSDHQMRVHFPRRAGQADFDLEAIRAEDLGVHWLPGALDTEDVWALKRLVCLSDPTLLGGVTPADELTQRMFEEVRQAGIALFRRKYLTEGRFVFRSGTVSDVPLPTRPEPWQMWEWLLPLTSPVSPEGMPEALSLDAALWIGHLVAPTRQRVEMCIPDDLDRALAELGAYYHAWRQRDLSKAVETLSQAPEEATDIWEAIQVVRRFDRVASHVRHALMHKSITEEMEEVSLLFDSDLDALWRDRATMEAVYSYSQAQASCEAKLRYLNDSFPTNNPVAERIRSTFKLRGAPAWQLFYPNNRKQVDLAFGAFQPVYAEFYILLHAGATQSNVIEPLCTHLVSSPEWRNLEMLTQLSISRQDFLVDAINEISNLYQMVCTEPVEDILLTQPKCRCGFAPEEAGRLKLAEERALSLVRRGLEIHRDILRGQRDVIRDRLKRRRQQVPPEIIHTIAALVGNDEMPLLDDGTIAVLNEVLAE; encoded by the coding sequence ATGGCTCAAAAGATTCGTGACTGCCTGAGTGTGGCGGAGTTTGCGCCGGTGGATTTCACTTCTCCGGGCTGGGAAGGTGAACTGCTCCAGCGGGCGCTACTGACCTACGAGTTCGGGGATGTGTTGCAGCGTTTGAGTGAGCGCCTGCTGGCTCCATCTCCGGCCGGGCACCGGGCGTCACTGCTGGTCGGCCCGCCGGCCAGCGGAAAGTCGTTTCTGCTGCGCCTGGTGCATGCCCTGGCCCGGTCCGCCGGCCGCCCTCTGGGGCAGGCCGCGCGGCGGCTCCAGGACATCCATGCCCAACTTGGTTCCCGGCGCTGGCACATCGTGAGCATCTATGGGGAGCAGGTCAGCACCTCGGATGTGACCCTCACACCGCTGGACTACCTGGGGCGCTTCATCAGTTACACGCTGGCCTCCAGCGGCTCGGCGGCCGTCGGGAGCAATCTGACAGCGGCTGACATCCTGATGTCCTGCCGTGCCATCCCGGATGAGGAAGGCATCGTCGTGATCATAGACAGCCTCGACGATCTGCTGCGGAACCGCACGCCACGCACGGCCGGCGTCGTGGTGGAGATGCTGGAGTTGCTCAGTCAGGTGTCGCGTCAGTTTCCGCTCTGTGTGTATGTCTCGGCAACCGACATCCTGCTCGACAGTGCCAGGGGACATCGCCTCTCACCCGCTCAGGTGGCGACGCTGCTGGCCAGTTACACGGTTGAATACATCGGGGAAAATGCCATTCCGGCGCTCATCGGCGCGCATCTGCTGACCAAAAATGCCCGGCAGCGCCATGCCGTGACCCAGGTGCGGGAGCAACTGCAACGCAAGCTGCCGGAACTGCACCTCGACGAACAGCGGCTCATCAACCTCTATCCGCTGCATCCGATGGCGTGGGATATTGGGTCACGGCTGCGCCGCTACCTGGGCGGTTTTTCCTTCCCGGCCTTTGCCCTGAAAGCGGCGGAGCGGATTCGGAATCGTCCGGCGGAAAGCCTGTTTACCGTGGATGAAATGTTCGATGTGCTGGAGCCGCTGCTGCGCGCCGCGCCACCGCTGGCTCACGCCTTCGAGAACTACGACCAGTCCGTGGAAGCCGTGCTGCCGCGCATCAGCCAGGGGCAGCGGCTGCACACGCGCATGCTGCTCAAGGCGATTCTCATGCACTCCCTGGCCGGCATTCCCGCCACAGTGCGCGACCTGACCAATGGCATCCTGTTTTACGATCTCTATGGGCAGAAGCCGACCTACAAGCTGTCGGCGGCGTTGCTCCAGCAGATCAGGGCGCTGGCCAAGAATGTCATCGTCACAGGGGATGACCCGGAGACCCGTGAGTATCGTTTTCCGCTCCATCCGGGCGAAGCCCTGACCAGTTTGCTGGATGCCCAGGCGGCAAGTCTGTCTGACCACGACCCGCGCCTCAGCCTGGCGCTGCTGGCCGCAGCCAGTCAGCTCTTTGAGGATTTTCCCCTCGGCTTTGCCGAGGGGGGCGACAAACTGTGGGGGCTACGCTGTACGCACCTGTGGCACATCGTCCGCCAGGATGTGCTCGGTGTAATCTGGGAACCGGCGCAGGCGAACCGGGGTAGCGACCATCAGATGCGGGTTCACTTTCCACGCCGGGCCGGGCAGGCGGACTTTGATCTCGAAGCCATCCGGGCGGAAGACCTGGGCGTGCACTGGTTGCCGGGCGCGCTTGATACTGAGGATGTCTGGGCGCTCAAGCGTCTCGTGTGCCTGTCCGACCCGACACTTCTGGGGGGCGTCACGCCAGCCGATGAACTGACCCAGCGCATGTTTGAGGAAGTGCGCCAGGCAGGTATCGCCCTCTTTCGCCGGAAGTACCTGACCGAAGGCCGCTTCGTCTTTCGGAGCGGGACGGTCAGCGATGTCCCGCTGCCCACCCGCCCGGAACCCTGGCAGATGTGGGAGTGGCTCCTGCCGCTGACCTCGCCGGTTTCGCCCGAAGGGATGCCGGAGGCGCTGTCCCTGGACGCGGCGCTGTGGATTGGGCATCTCGTGGCCCCGACGCGCCAGCGTGTGGAGATGTGCATTCCCGACGACCTCGACCGGGCGCTGGCGGAACTGGGGGCGTACTACCACGCCTGGCGGCAGCGTGATCTCTCCAAAGCCGTCGAGACGCTGTCACAGGCACCGGAAGAGGCCACGGACATCTGGGAAGCCATCCAGGTCGTCCGCCGCTTTGACCGGGTGGCTTCCCACGTCCGGCACGCGCTGATGCACAAATCCATCACCGAAGAAATGGAAGAGGTGAGCCTGCTGTTTGACAGCGATCTCGATGCGCTCTGGCGCGACCGGGCGACAATGGAGGCGGTCTATAGCTACAGCCAGGCGCAGGCCAGTTGCGAAGCCAAGCTGCGTTACCTCAACGACAGCTTCCCCACCAACAATCCCGTTGCCGAGCGGATTCGCTCCACCTTCAAGCTGCGGGGGGCGCCGGCCTGGCAGTTGTTTTACCCGAACAACCGCAAGCAGGTGGATTTGGCCTTTGGTGCGTTCCAGCCGGTGTATGCCGAGTTTTACATCCTGCTCCACGCCGGCGCGACTCAGTCGAATGTCATCGAGCCGCTCTGTACACACCTCGTTTCCAGTCCCGAATGGCGCAACCTGGAAATGCTCACCCAACTCAGCATCAGCCGCCAGGACTTTCTCGTGGATGCCATCAACGAAATCTCAAACCTGTATCAGATGGTGTGTACAGAGCCGGTGGAAGACATCCTGCTCACCCAACCCAAATGCCGCTGTGGGTTTGCGCCGGAAGAAGCCGGCCGGCTCAAGCTGGCGGAGGAACGGGCGCTGAGTCTCGTGCGGCGGGGGCTGGAAATTCACCGCGACATCCTCCGGGGCCAGCGGGACGTGATACGGGACCGGCTCAAGCGCCGCCGCCAGCAGGTGCCGCCGGAAATCATTCACACCATTGCGGCCCTGGTGGGTAATGACGAAATGCCGCTGCTGGATGATGGGACAATTGCGGTCCTGAATGAGGTGCTCGCAGAGTGA